GAGGGCGTGCGGCTGCCTTTCGTCGGGCGGGTATCGATGGATTCGATCATCCTCGATATTTCGGCGCTTCCGGCCGGCAGGCTGGGCGAGGGCGACCTCGTCGAGCTCATCGGCCCGTGGCAAGGCGTCGACGACGCCGCCGCACATGCCGGCACCATCGGCTACGAGGTGCTGACCAGCCTGGGCGCGCGCTTTCACCGCCGCTATATCGGCGCATGACCGCGCTTGGCGGACGCAACAAAATCCGGCAGACAGATGAAAGGGCCAACGCCGTCAGGCGTTCGGTCGGCTTTGAGGGAGCATAGAATGAAAGTCCTGGTGATGGGCGGCGGCGTGATCGGGGTCACCACCGCCTACTTCCTTGCAGAGGCCGGCCATGAAGTCACGGTGATAGACCGGCAGCAGGGGCCAGCGCTGGAAACCAGCTTCGCCAATGCCGGCGAAGTGTCGCCCGGCTATGCCTCGCCTTGGGCCGGACCCGGCATCCCGGTGAAAGCGGTCAAATGGCTCTTGATGAAATACGGTCCGCTGGTGGTCCGTCCCGCCTTCGATCCGCATATGTGGACGTGGCTCCTCAAGATGCTGCGCAACTGCACGGCCGAGCGCTATGCGCTCAACAAGTCGCGCATGGTGCCGGTCGCCGAGTACAGCCGCGACACGCTGAAGGCGCTGCGTGCCGCGACCGGCATCAGCTATGACGAGCGGTCCAAGGGCACGCTGCAGCTGTTCCGCAAGCAGAAGCAGCTCGACGGTACCGGCGGCGACGTCGAGGTGCTGAAGAAATATGGCGTTCCCTACGAGATCCTCGATCGGGACGGCTGCATCGCGGCCGAGCCGGCGCTGGCGGGCGTGCGGGAAAAATTCGTCGGCGGGCTGAGATTGCCCGGCGACGAAACCGGCGACTGCAAGATGTTCACCGAGAAGCTCGCCGAACTCTGCGTCGCGCGCGGCGTCACCTTCGAATACGCCACGACGATCCGGCGCGTCGTCAGGAACCGCAATCGCGTCGTCCAGGTCGGCACCGACAAGGGCTGGCGGACGGCGGATGCCTATGTGATGGCGCTGGGCAGCTATTCGGCTCCCTTCATGCGCAAGATGAAGCGGCCGATACCGGTCTATCCGGTCAAGGGCTATTCCATCACCGTGCCGATCACGAATGCGGAAGCAGCGCCGGTGTCGACCGTCATGGACGAGACCTACAAGGTGGCGATCACCAGGCTCGGCGACCGCATCCGCGTCGGTGGCACCGCGGAGATTTCGGGCTTCGACCTGCGCCTGCATGAATCGCGCCGCCGCACGCTCGAGCATTCCGTGGGCGACCTGTTTCCGGGCGGCGGCGACCTCAAGGCCGCGATCTTCTGGTGCGGCTTGCGGCCGATGACGCCCGACGGGCCGCCGCTGGTCGGCCAGAGCGAGCTGTCCAACCTCTATCTCAACACCGGTCACGGCACGCTGGGCTGGACCATGGCCTGCGGCTCGGCCAAGGTGCTTTCCGACATCATGTCCAACCGGGTGCCGGAGATCAACGCGCTCGACCTCAGCCCGGACCGGTACGTCAAGGCGTAGAGCGGTTGGCGCAATTCCGGACGGAAAGCCGTCACACTTTTCCTGGAATTGCCCTAGAGCAGTTCACCGTTTCACGGAAACGCCGAACCGCTCTAACTCTTTGTTTTTACGCAATTCCGGGCGGAAAACCGCTCACACTTTTCCTGGAATTGCTCTGAAGCGCGTCGCGACAAAAAGGGATTGAGGCGAGGCAGTTTAAGCTCTCGAAGCACCGGTCGTGCTATCGTCGCCTAAGGCGGGAGACGTTTTGATGCGGCCAATTCTTTTGATTGCAGCGACCGGATATCTGGTCTGCGCCTCGGCGGCGCTTGCCGCGGACAAGACCGTTCACGACAAGGAGCATGGCTTTTCGCTGACCTATCCCGAGGGATGGACGAGCGAGGCCCCGTCCGGTAACTCCATACGGCTCAGGATCCGATCCGGGGAAGGCCTGGTCTGCCGGGTGTCGGAGAATCCCTACGACCCGTCCAATCCGGACAATCCGCCCGATCCCAAGGCTTTCATCG
The window above is part of the Mesorhizobium sp. WSM4904 genome. Proteins encoded here:
- a CDS encoding D-amino acid dehydrogenase, which encodes MKVLVMGGGVIGVTTAYFLAEAGHEVTVIDRQQGPALETSFANAGEVSPGYASPWAGPGIPVKAVKWLLMKYGPLVVRPAFDPHMWTWLLKMLRNCTAERYALNKSRMVPVAEYSRDTLKALRAATGISYDERSKGTLQLFRKQKQLDGTGGDVEVLKKYGVPYEILDRDGCIAAEPALAGVREKFVGGLRLPGDETGDCKMFTEKLAELCVARGVTFEYATTIRRVVRNRNRVVQVGTDKGWRTADAYVMALGSYSAPFMRKMKRPIPVYPVKGYSITVPITNAEAAPVSTVMDETYKVAITRLGDRIRVGGTAEISGFDLRLHESRRRTLEHSVGDLFPGGGDLKAAIFWCGLRPMTPDGPPLVGQSELSNLYLNTGHGTLGWTMACGSAKVLSDIMSNRVPEINALDLSPDRYVKA